One window of Nostoc sp. C052 genomic DNA carries:
- a CDS encoding peptidase, translating to MGKITQHPILNTLINLISRRLIVALALFFGTGLLIVFTNIESSDGFTKISKYVYSNLIISLPTSPKSHPLPPTLAQWQDKTNSGDYFSQVKTTQVGYLVWSQFPVRVYVEPPKAIREKQAQAWVNGVLQGVQEWSTYLPLTIVEQPEIADITIARKAPPLQISPGSNIPRARSAQTTYELYTSNNVLSHRFTILLSPSQTGEYLIAATRHEFGHALGIWGHSPLQTDALYFSQVRNPPSISPRDVNTLKRVYEQPTTLGWSLVDNSAT from the coding sequence ATGGGGAAAATAACCCAACACCCAATACTTAACACTCTAATAAATTTAATTTCACGACGGTTAATTGTAGCTCTTGCCTTGTTTTTTGGCACAGGGCTGTTAATCGTTTTTACTAATATCGAGTCGAGTGATGGGTTTACAAAAATATCAAAATATGTATATTCAAACTTAATAATTTCTCTCCCCACTTCCCCAAAATCCCATCCCTTACCGCCCACACTTGCACAGTGGCAAGATAAGACTAACAGTGGTGACTACTTTTCCCAAGTCAAAACGACCCAAGTTGGTTATTTAGTCTGGTCGCAATTTCCCGTTCGAGTTTACGTAGAACCACCAAAAGCCATCAGGGAAAAACAAGCTCAAGCATGGGTTAATGGTGTCTTGCAGGGTGTACAAGAATGGAGTACTTATTTACCTTTAACAATAGTCGAACAGCCAGAAATTGCTGATATTACGATCGCACGAAAAGCGCCACCTCTACAAATTTCTCCTGGTAGTAATATACCTCGTGCGCGATCAGCACAAACTACTTACGAGTTATACACCAGTAACAACGTTTTATCGCACCGCTTCACCATCTTGTTAAGTCCCAGTCAAACAGGTGAGTATCTCATTGCAGCTACCCGTCACGAATTCGGTCATGCATTAGGAATTTGGGGTCATAGTCCGCTACAAACTGATGCGCTATATTTCTCCCAAGTTCGTAACCCGCCATCTATTTCTCCCAGAGATGTAAATACTCTAAAGCGGGTTTATGAACAGCCAACTACTTTAGGATGGTCTTTAGTTGATAATTCAGCGACTTAA
- a CDS encoding DUF29 family protein translates to MESAAEHTSIASQIRCQNKSFRNQLNEDLSASLRNHLEENFSIIYSNALDYVKAKTNLTNLPELCPYSLEQILDKNWLP, encoded by the coding sequence ATGGAAAGTGCTGCCGAACATACGTCTATTGCTTCACAAATCCGTTGCCAGAACAAAAGTTTTCGGAACCAGCTAAATGAAGATTTAAGTGCCAGTTTACGCAATCATTTAGAGGAGAATTTTAGCATAATTTATAGCAATGCCTTAGATTATGTTAAAGCTAAAACAAATTTAACCAATTTACCTGAATTATGTCCTTATTCCTTAGAGCAAATTTTGGATAAAAATTGGTTGCCTTAA
- a CDS encoding glycosyltransferase family 4 protein, translating to MRIAWIGKKTPFCGNVTYSREITNALLDRGHQVSFLHFAQEESEPDNWPNLREVSLPFIYKSQVYTIPTFKATKVLTDSLREIKPDVVHASLTLSPLDFFLPEICEELRLPLVATFHTPFAGKGAKLISGTQLLAYQLYAPFLVNYDRVIVFSQIQRELLAGMGVREENIAVIPNGVDTAKYSPGLSKIKAEFKAERLFVYQGRIAPEKNVEALLRAWKQSAMEPGSKLLIVGDGPLKSSLEPFYGSEYGIIWLGFVADEDRRIEILRGADVFVLPSLVEGLSLSLLEGMSCGLACLATDVGADGEVLEKGAGIVISTKTARSQLKTLLPVLQDHPELTTLLGQKARQRVLDRYTLSKNITLLEELYKEVLAQRPLPLSRRA from the coding sequence ATGCGTATAGCCTGGATTGGAAAAAAAACACCCTTTTGCGGCAATGTCACCTACAGTCGAGAAATTACAAATGCCTTGCTAGATAGGGGACATCAAGTTAGCTTTCTTCACTTCGCCCAGGAAGAGTCTGAACCTGATAATTGGCCAAATCTTCGAGAGGTTTCCCTGCCTTTCATTTACAAGTCCCAGGTTTACACAATTCCCACTTTTAAAGCCACCAAAGTTTTAACCGATTCACTGCGGGAAATCAAACCAGATGTAGTTCATGCTTCCTTGACGTTATCTCCTCTAGACTTTTTTCTACCGGAAATCTGTGAGGAACTGAGGTTGCCCCTAGTTGCCACTTTTCATACACCCTTTGCTGGCAAGGGTGCAAAGCTGATATCGGGAACACAACTTTTGGCATATCAGCTCTACGCGCCTTTTTTGGTTAACTACGATCGCGTGATTGTATTTTCTCAAATTCAGCGAGAATTATTGGCAGGGATGGGCGTAAGAGAAGAAAATATTGCCGTAATTCCCAACGGTGTTGATACTGCCAAGTATTCTCCAGGACTTTCTAAAATCAAAGCAGAATTTAAAGCCGAACGCCTGTTTGTCTATCAGGGTAGAATAGCACCAGAGAAAAATGTCGAAGCCCTCCTCCGCGCTTGGAAACAGTCGGCAATGGAGCCTGGTAGTAAGTTGCTAATTGTTGGCGACGGCCCTTTGAAGTCTTCCTTAGAGCCGTTTTATGGTTCAGAATACGGCATTATCTGGTTGGGATTTGTTGCTGATGAAGACCGACGCATCGAAATTTTGCGGGGCGCAGATGTATTTGTTTTGCCTTCATTGGTAGAGGGTTTGTCCCTATCTCTGTTAGAAGGAATGTCATGTGGGTTGGCTTGTTTAGCAACAGATGTGGGTGCAGATGGAGAAGTCTTGGAAAAGGGTGCAGGTATAGTTATTAGTACAAAAACAGCGCGATCGCAATTAAAAACCCTCTTACCAGTGTTGCAAGATCATCCAGAGTTAACAACGCTACTGGGGCAAAAAGCTAGACAGCGTGTATTAGACCGCTATACCCTGAGTAAAAATATTACTCTACTGGAAGAACTTTATAAAGAAGTTTTAGCACAGCGACCTCTACCGTTAAGTCGCAGAGCATAG
- a CDS encoding MFS transporter yields MQPSDLDKKILPLSPSLVKKQNRVSDPTVRNHLSAVSKCTPSQINGQEMSPKDVSKNDQSWTAEIPKTDVPSQSETQSEDKLTTAEVDNNGASNGHNLPVAAIAEKEPPQLDGSGSGGEAITGNVKQQGFLPVLKNPNFLALWGGQVFSQLADKVYLVLMIALINTQFQASNQSISGWVSVLMMAFTIPAVLFGSVAGVFVDRWSKKAVLVATNIWRGILVLSIPFLLWLTHDWKPIGVMPVGFVIILGVTFLVSTLTQFFAPAEQAAIPLVVEEQHLLSANSLYTTTMMASVIVGFAVGEPLLAIADGLWLQIGGSGSLGKELLVGGSYAIAGLILFLLATKEKHHHPDTEFPHVFSDLRDGFAYLKANHRVRNALLQLIILFSVFAALTVLAVRMAEIIPNMKASQFGFLLAAGGVGIAAGATILGQFGQRFSYTQLSLYGCMGMAASLIGLSVFTTQLWLVLLLVTLLGIFGALVGIPMQTAIQTETPPEMRGKVFGLQNNVINIALSLPLALAGVAETFLGLQVVFLGLAAIVFSGGILTWYNSHK; encoded by the coding sequence ATGCAACCGTCTGATTTGGATAAAAAAATCCTGCCTTTGTCACCAAGCCTCGTCAAAAAACAGAATAGGGTATCAGATCCGACAGTCAGGAATCACTTGAGTGCCGTTTCTAAATGTACACCTAGTCAAATAAATGGCCAAGAAATGTCCCCAAAAGACGTTTCTAAAAACGATCAAAGTTGGACAGCGGAAATCCCAAAAACTGATGTTCCAAGTCAATCAGAAACACAATCTGAGGACAAATTAACCACTGCTGAGGTAGATAATAACGGCGCTAGCAATGGGCATAATTTGCCAGTAGCCGCGATCGCAGAAAAAGAACCACCGCAATTAGATGGATCTGGTTCGGGTGGAGAAGCTATTACAGGGAATGTAAAACAGCAGGGATTTTTACCTGTATTAAAAAACCCTAATTTTCTCGCTCTTTGGGGTGGTCAAGTTTTTTCCCAATTGGCAGATAAAGTTTATTTGGTGCTGATGATTGCCTTAATTAATACTCAGTTTCAAGCAAGCAATCAGAGTATTAGCGGTTGGGTGTCAGTCTTGATGATGGCTTTTACGATACCAGCCGTATTGTTTGGTTCCGTTGCTGGCGTATTTGTCGATCGCTGGTCGAAAAAGGCTGTGCTGGTAGCAACGAATATTTGGCGCGGCATTCTGGTTTTGTCAATTCCCTTCCTACTGTGGTTGACTCATGATTGGAAACCCATAGGAGTAATGCCAGTGGGTTTTGTAATCATTTTGGGTGTGACTTTTTTAGTTTCGACCTTGACGCAGTTTTTTGCCCCGGCAGAACAGGCGGCAATTCCTTTAGTGGTAGAAGAACAGCATTTGCTCTCGGCTAATTCGCTTTACACAACAACGATGATGGCATCGGTGATTGTTGGGTTTGCCGTTGGAGAACCCTTATTAGCGATCGCAGATGGACTTTGGCTGCAAATTGGTGGTAGTGGTAGTTTGGGCAAAGAACTTTTAGTAGGCGGCAGTTATGCGATCGCGGGACTAATTTTGTTCCTCCTAGCAACTAAGGAAAAACACCACCACCCCGATACAGAATTTCCTCACGTATTCTCTGACTTGCGGGACGGTTTTGCCTACCTCAAAGCCAATCATCGCGTCCGCAATGCTTTGCTTCAGCTGATTATCTTGTTTTCTGTCTTTGCAGCATTAACCGTTCTAGCCGTTCGTATGGCAGAAATAATTCCCAATATGAAAGCCTCCCAGTTCGGCTTTTTACTAGCAGCTGGCGGTGTTGGCATTGCGGCGGGAGCAACAATTCTCGGTCAATTTGGTCAACGCTTCTCCTACACCCAGCTAAGTCTATACGGTTGTATGGGTATGGCAGCATCCTTGATTGGTCTATCAGTATTTACAACTCAACTGTGGCTAGTCTTGTTACTAGTGACGCTATTAGGTATCTTTGGGGCGCTAGTGGGAATCCCGATGCAAACTGCAATCCAAACAGAAACACCTCCAGAAATGCGCGGTAAAGTTTTTGGCTTGCAGAACAATGTAATTAATATTGCCCTCTCCTTACCTTTAGCATTAGCTGGTGTCGCAGAAACCTTTCTGGGATTACAGGTAGTTTTTTTGGGATTAGCTGCGATCGTCTTTTCAGGAGGTATATTAACCTGGTATAACTCACACAAGTAG
- the recO gene encoding DNA repair protein RecO, translating to MSRTYKATGINLKTQVLGESDKIVTILTREFGLIRAVAPGARKHNSSLGGRSGMFVVNELLIAKGRSLDKITQAQTLKTYPGLAKDLGKLAASQYLAEIVLCEALSEQPQEELYDLFNEHLHRLEMVSSANPSGVLAHLAHGVFHLLALAGLTPQVQICCLSQQPLKPDFTDPNWQVGFSIPAGGTVSLEARERLRKEGQRGRGVGGQREINNQFPIPNAPYHLSPKGAPPSPMPNTQTVVVHRQEIPVISCRLGAMELALLQHLSQPEIMQVDGAKDHHWLSVEQTLRQYAQYQLGRPIRSATLIDSYFAANHDATV from the coding sequence ATGAGTAGAACCTACAAAGCAACTGGTATTAATCTTAAAACCCAGGTGCTAGGAGAATCGGATAAAATAGTGACGATTTTGACACGGGAATTCGGTCTAATTCGAGCTGTAGCTCCAGGGGCACGTAAGCATAATTCCAGCCTGGGTGGTAGGAGTGGAATGTTCGTTGTGAATGAACTATTGATTGCCAAAGGGCGATCGCTTGATAAAATTACTCAAGCACAGACTTTAAAAACTTATCCTGGTTTAGCTAAAGATTTGGGAAAACTGGCCGCCAGTCAATATTTAGCAGAAATAGTTCTGTGTGAAGCTTTGAGCGAACAACCCCAAGAAGAACTTTATGATTTGTTCAATGAACATCTCCATCGCTTAGAGATGGTGTCTAGTGCAAATCCATCTGGTGTTTTAGCTCATCTGGCTCATGGTGTATTTCATCTTTTAGCCTTAGCAGGACTGACGCCACAAGTGCAAATCTGTTGCCTATCTCAGCAACCCCTCAAGCCAGACTTTACAGACCCCAACTGGCAGGTAGGATTTAGTATCCCCGCAGGTGGGACGGTTTCCTTAGAAGCTAGGGAACGTTTACGAAAAGAGGGGCAGAGGGGCAGGGGAGTAGGGGGGCAGAGGGAGATTAATAACCAATTCCCCATACCCAATGCCCCTTACCACTTATCCCCAAAGGGGGCCCCACCATCCCCAATGCCCAATACCCAAACAGTTGTTGTGCATCGGCAAGAAATACCTGTGATTTCTTGCCGTTTGGGTGCTATGGAACTGGCTTTGCTTCAACATCTGTCACAACCAGAGATAATGCAAGTTGATGGTGCTAAAGATCATCACTGGTTATCTGTTGAGCAGACTTTGCGCCAGTATGCTCAGTATCAATTAGGTCGCCCTATTCGCTCTGCTACCTTGATCGACTCTTATTTTGCTGCCAACCATGATGCAACCGTCTGA
- the deoC gene encoding deoxyribose-phosphate aldolase, protein MAADYPDIDIAPFIDHSLLTPTATPEQVEQWCEEAYRFNFAAVCLFPANVKQAVELLHGKNPKVCTVIGFPSGATTSAVKLYEAQEAADSGATELDVVMNLGWLKTGKTEEVHREIAEICEETGQTVKVILETNLLTDAEKKIAAEIAMEAGAAFLKTSTGWNGGATVADVRLLQELAKERVGIKASGGIHTINQALDLIVAGATRLGTSRGMDLLRQRGNLGKGE, encoded by the coding sequence ATGGCAGCAGACTATCCAGATATTGATATTGCGCCATTTATCGATCACTCCCTGTTAACGCCAACAGCTACTCCAGAGCAGGTTGAGCAATGGTGTGAAGAAGCATATAGATTCAACTTTGCGGCAGTTTGTCTGTTCCCCGCGAATGTCAAGCAAGCAGTTGAACTACTCCACGGTAAAAACCCGAAAGTTTGTACTGTAATCGGCTTTCCTTCTGGTGCAACGACTTCAGCCGTGAAACTGTATGAAGCTCAAGAAGCGGCGGATAGTGGGGCCACTGAGTTGGATGTGGTAATGAACTTGGGTTGGTTGAAAACTGGCAAAACTGAAGAAGTCCACCGGGAGATTGCCGAAATTTGCGAAGAGACTGGGCAAACGGTTAAGGTAATTTTGGAAACCAACCTGTTGACGGATGCGGAGAAAAAAATAGCTGCTGAAATAGCTATGGAGGCGGGAGCGGCATTCTTAAAAACCAGTACTGGTTGGAATGGTGGGGCAACAGTGGCAGATGTACGACTTTTGCAGGAATTGGCAAAAGAAAGGGTGGGAATTAAAGCTTCAGGTGGTATCCACACAATCAATCAAGCCCTAGACTTAATCGTAGCTGGTGCTACTAGATTAGGCACATCTCGCGGTATGGATTTGCTCCGCCAGCGCGGTAACCTGGGGAAGGGTGAATAG
- a CDS encoding DNA cytosine methyltransferase, translated as MSDRLCIFSFFAGSGFLDIGFETNGFNIVYVNEIFAPFIAAYRHSREVLKMRSPEYGYHHGEAADVTNLITGKAAQHLQELVQDCRKSHNIIGFIGGPPCPDFSIGGKNRGRLGDNGKLSASYIELICRNLPDFFLFENVKGLWKTAKHRLFFESLKQQLQAAGYILTERLINAIEYGVPQDRERIILIGFKNSFLQEMKIVFDKKLLSEETFPWNNSILYHQEKVFAYPWRKCEPFKENSLTPCPDGIPEELTVEYWFRKNNVLNHPNAEHYFQPRAGMTKFAAIQEGDNSRKSFKRLHRWRYSPTACYGNNEVHLHPYKIRRISVAEALAIQSLPANFILPENMSLTNMFKTIGNGVPYLASKALAQTIINFLETSVKNTADIHNITTT; from the coding sequence ATGAGCGATCGCCTTTGTATTTTCTCTTTTTTTGCTGGATCGGGTTTCCTCGATATAGGTTTTGAAACCAACGGTTTTAATATTGTCTATGTCAATGAAATCTTCGCCCCATTCATCGCCGCCTATCGCCATTCACGAGAAGTGCTGAAAATGCGATCGCCTGAATATGGATATCATCACGGTGAAGCAGCAGATGTAACAAATCTTATTACCGGAAAAGCAGCACAACACCTTCAAGAATTAGTCCAAGACTGCCGCAAATCTCATAATATAATTGGTTTCATCGGCGGCCCTCCCTGTCCTGATTTTTCTATTGGTGGAAAAAATAGAGGACGTTTAGGAGATAATGGCAAGCTTTCCGCTTCTTACATTGAATTAATTTGCCGCAATCTTCCTGATTTCTTTTTATTTGAGAATGTTAAGGGTTTATGGAAAACGGCAAAACACCGTTTATTTTTTGAATCGCTCAAGCAACAATTACAAGCAGCAGGCTATATATTAACAGAGCGATTAATTAATGCTATTGAATACGGCGTACCCCAGGATAGAGAGAGAATTATCTTAATTGGCTTCAAAAATAGTTTTCTTCAGGAAATGAAAATCGTATTTGATAAAAAATTACTTTCTGAAGAAACTTTCCCTTGGAATAATTCTATTTTATATCATCAAGAAAAAGTTTTCGCTTATCCTTGGCGTAAGTGTGAACCATTCAAAGAAAATTCTCTCACACCTTGCCCTGATGGCATACCTGAAGAACTGACAGTTGAATACTGGTTTAGAAAAAATAACGTTCTGAATCACCCCAATGCTGAACACTATTTTCAACCAAGGGCAGGTATGACAAAATTTGCTGCTATTCAAGAAGGAGATAATTCCAGGAAGTCTTTCAAACGTCTGCATAGATGGCGTTACTCTCCAACAGCTTGCTATGGAAATAATGAAGTACATTTACATCCTTACAAAATCCGGCGGATTTCTGTAGCAGAAGCTTTAGCTATCCAATCTTTGCCTGCAAACTTTATACTTCCAGAGAATATGTCGCTCACAAATATGTTTAAAACTATTGGTAATGGTGTTCCGTACTTAGCATCAAAGGCATTAGCTCAAACTATTATTAACTTCTTAGAAACTAGTGTGAAAAATACTGCTGACATTCATAACATTACTACCACTTAA
- a CDS encoding glycosyltransferase family 4 protein, with the protein MRILIYSYNYHPEPIGIAPLMTELAEGLVKRGHEVRVVTAMPNYPERQIYQEYRGKWYVNEYKNGVQIQRSYVWIRPQPNLLDRVLLDASFVVTSFVPALIGWRPDVILSTSPSLPSCVPVALLGWLRACPVILNLQDILPEAAVHVGLLKNKLLIQLFTLLEKFAYRTASKISVIADGFVDNLRSKGVEADKIVQIPNWVDVNFIRPLPKEDNPFRTAHNLNGKFVVLYSGNIALTQGLESVVKAASVLRHIPDIVFVIVGEAKGLQRLQQECLDCGADNVLLLPFQPRKDLPQMLAAADVGLVVQKKNVVSFNMPSKIQVLLASGGALVASVPDNGTAARAIRQSGGGVIVPPEDPQALAIAILDLYQNPEKVKTLGYKSRQYAVEQYSFEQALNQYESLCYSLMANRRAIQSTGIVTKQEV; encoded by the coding sequence ATGCGGATTTTAATTTACTCCTACAACTACCATCCAGAACCAATTGGTATTGCCCCACTGATGACTGAATTAGCAGAGGGACTAGTGAAGCGTGGACATGAAGTGCGCGTAGTAACTGCTATGCCTAACTACCCCGAACGTCAAATTTACCAAGAGTATCGGGGCAAGTGGTATGTTAACGAATACAAAAATGGCGTTCAAATTCAACGCAGTTACGTTTGGATTCGTCCACAACCCAACCTATTAGATCGGGTGTTATTAGATGCTAGTTTTGTTGTCACTAGTTTTGTACCCGCCCTCATCGGTTGGCGCCCAGATGTGATCCTCTCAACATCACCATCCTTACCAAGCTGTGTACCAGTTGCTCTTTTAGGATGGTTACGTGCTTGTCCTGTGATTTTAAATCTACAAGATATATTACCAGAAGCAGCCGTCCACGTCGGTCTACTTAAAAATAAATTACTCATCCAGTTGTTTACATTATTAGAAAAATTTGCCTACCGCACTGCCAGTAAAATTAGCGTCATTGCCGATGGGTTTGTAGACAATTTACGATCTAAGGGTGTAGAAGCTGACAAAATTGTGCAAATCCCCAACTGGGTTGATGTAAATTTTATTCGCCCTTTGCCTAAAGAAGATAACCCTTTCCGCACAGCCCATAATCTGAATGGCAAATTTGTAGTACTTTATTCTGGTAACATCGCCTTAACCCAAGGTTTAGAAAGCGTCGTCAAAGCTGCTTCTGTATTGCGCCATATCCCAGATATTGTCTTTGTCATCGTTGGCGAGGCCAAAGGTTTACAGCGATTGCAACAGGAATGTCTAGACTGCGGCGCAGATAATGTTTTGTTACTACCATTTCAACCCCGCAAAGATTTGCCACAAATGTTAGCAGCTGCCGATGTTGGCTTGGTGGTGCAAAAGAAAAATGTTGTATCCTTCAATATGCCATCAAAAATTCAAGTGTTACTTGCCAGTGGAGGGGCCTTAGTTGCCTCTGTCCCCGACAATGGTACGGCAGCAAGAGCCATCAGGCAAAGTGGCGGCGGAGTTATTGTACCTCCAGAAGATCCCCAAGCTTTAGCGATCGCAATTTTAGATTTGTACCAAAATCCTGAAAAAGTCAAGACTCTGGGTTACAAAAGTCGCCAATATGCCGTTGAGCAATATTCTTTTGAGCAAGCTTTAAATCAGTATGAGTCCTTGTGTTACTCATTGATGGCAAATCGTCGAGCAATTCAGTCTACAGGCATAGTTACGAAACAAGAAGTTTAA
- the rsfS gene encoding ribosome silencing factor, with the protein MTDYFQGNFPLQSVPLTKSAVISHGQTEEASRQLAATIAVAASDRKAGEILLLKVAEVSYLADYFVMMTGYSRVQVRAIAQAIEGKVETELQRRPLRTEGKVEGSWVLQDYGDVIVHIMMPKEREFYNLEAFWIHAERISLPESDEGEGKPT; encoded by the coding sequence ATGACTGATTATTTCCAAGGAAATTTCCCATTGCAATCTGTCCCACTGACGAAGAGTGCGGTAATAAGCCACGGCCAAACCGAAGAGGCAAGCAGACAATTAGCTGCAACGATCGCGGTTGCAGCCTCAGACCGGAAAGCGGGTGAGATATTATTGCTCAAAGTAGCAGAGGTATCTTACCTGGCTGATTACTTTGTGATGATGACTGGTTATTCTAGGGTACAAGTCAGGGCGATCGCTCAAGCGATTGAAGGAAAAGTCGAAACTGAGTTGCAACGCCGTCCTTTAAGGACAGAAGGAAAAGTCGAGGGGAGTTGGGTACTACAAGATTACGGTGATGTGATCGTCCACATCATGATGCCCAAGGAACGGGAGTTTTATAATTTAGAAGCGTTCTGGATTCATGCAGAACGTATTTCCCTTCCAGAATCAGACGAGGGTGAAGGTAAACCAACATGA
- a CDS encoding CGLD27 family protein: MIRSSVSNCPVPTDQQPLNEYEELKTSWLFRDTTLDWREYITKLFWIWGLSWLFAGPIAAASFPPHKYIAHFILCGAAGASVGLVLILVRLYLGWFYVCDRLCSPTVFYEESGWYDGQTWTKPQEVLNRDRLIVAYEIKPILRRLQFTFAGLAGMYVIGTIGWHLF; encoded by the coding sequence ATGATTAGGTCTTCGGTTTCTAATTGCCCAGTTCCTACAGACCAACAACCGCTCAATGAATACGAAGAGTTAAAAACTTCCTGGCTGTTTCGTGATACTACTTTAGATTGGCGCGAGTATATCACGAAACTCTTTTGGATTTGGGGTTTATCTTGGTTATTCGCAGGGCCCATAGCTGCGGCAAGTTTTCCCCCTCACAAGTATATTGCACATTTTATTCTCTGTGGTGCAGCCGGGGCGAGTGTCGGGTTAGTACTAATACTGGTAAGGTTGTACTTAGGTTGGTTCTACGTGTGTGATCGCCTTTGCAGTCCCACAGTATTTTATGAAGAATCAGGCTGGTACGACGGCCAAACTTGGACTAAACCACAGGAAGTCCTCAACCGCGATCGCTTAATTGTTGCATACGAAATCAAACCCATTCTGCGACGGTTACAATTTACCTTTGCTGGCTTGGCGGGAATGTACGTTATTGGTACTATAGGTTGGCATTTGTTTTAA
- a CDS encoding asparaginase has product MTMGKRTQAAALEVRLLREGIIESRHIVQAVVCDERGRVLTVAGNSETAAFIRSALKPFQALAVTTTGTLERYQLSDRDLAIITSSHKGRIDQVRQVFNILWRADLDPTILQCPIPEGKRSPLEYNCSGKHAGMLAVCQQRHWPLNNYLDRKHPIQQLILGKVAELLRMPAAEFISAHDDCGVPTYLMQLGHMASLYALLASSTNLDMERIVRAMTHHPAMVAGDGEFDTELMRLTPGELVSKTGSEGVQCIGRLGEGLGLAIKVMDGAKRAKYAVAIHLLQQMGWITPSAAESLSEKFVTLGKYKRLEVIGELSFL; this is encoded by the coding sequence ATGACAATGGGAAAACGAACTCAAGCCGCAGCACTGGAAGTCCGGTTGCTGCGAGAAGGTATTATTGAATCCAGGCATATAGTCCAAGCTGTTGTCTGCGACGAACGAGGACGGGTTCTCACCGTTGCTGGAAATTCTGAAACTGCTGCATTTATCCGTTCAGCGCTCAAACCATTTCAGGCACTTGCTGTCACCACCACAGGTACACTGGAACGCTATCAACTCAGCGATCGCGACTTAGCAATTATCACAAGTTCCCATAAAGGAAGAATAGATCAAGTCCGACAGGTATTTAACATCCTTTGGCGGGCCGATCTTGACCCGACTATACTCCAGTGTCCAATTCCTGAAGGAAAGCGGAGTCCTTTAGAATACAATTGCTCTGGAAAACATGCGGGAATGTTAGCTGTTTGTCAGCAACGCCATTGGCCCTTGAATAACTACTTGGATCGCAAGCACCCAATCCAGCAGTTAATTTTGGGCAAAGTAGCAGAGTTACTGCGAATGCCAGCAGCGGAATTTATTAGCGCTCATGATGACTGTGGCGTACCAACTTATCTGATGCAGCTCGGTCACATGGCATCTTTGTATGCACTGTTAGCCTCCAGTACCAACTTAGATATGGAGCGCATCGTCCGAGCGATGACTCATCACCCGGCTATGGTAGCAGGAGATGGAGAATTTGATACGGAACTGATGCGCTTAACTCCTGGAGAACTGGTTAGTAAAACTGGTTCCGAAGGAGTGCAGTGCATTGGTAGACTCGGTGAAGGCTTGGGCTTGGCAATCAAAGTCATGGATGGGGCAAAACGGGCAAAATACGCCGTGGCGATTCACTTACTCCAGCAAATGGGTTGGATTACTCCCAGTGCCGCCGAAAGCCTCTCAGAAAAGTTTGTCACCTTAGGAAAATACAAGCGTTTAGAAGTAATTGGAGAATTATCATTTTTGTAG